A single window of Periplaneta americana isolate PAMFEO1 chromosome 14, P.americana_PAMFEO1_priV1, whole genome shotgun sequence DNA harbors:
- the LOC138713611 gene encoding uncharacterized protein, whose amino-acid sequence MERPKPFPCEWEIAPQNPTSVVLVLRGGQRQVRGSLLGWVRLSSSCKDPAGTQKAGERGSGPPGWGLCGRLSCPRKITQAKVLRYRAEGWMAAGCAVLHGASWIPGALQEYLAFHLQRGRCKWRLFFPYTRGTKISSLQEKQTSLGDSVKEPLSQLPQSGSSSVPPVENYDVDSSLVSASSSTQGGSSMESPSSTPQGESSMEPLSSTPQGGSSMELPSSTPQGGSSMEPPSLTPQGGSAIEPPSTSQGGSSMEPPSSTPQDGSSMEPPKSSPQDGSTALPPSPSTTEAGATGDSNETEAKTATDGAATVRPKKPNLSGAQRKRRKRERRQREAEALALAAREAAGLLPTGELVGNAEMTQKRQDGDATGRQNQLSPTSDHPSKRPRIEVTRPSWHTKLDNELEPLQVAIFKDSGWYGFTQEELLEFVDAVGELISATEHGSPPRFESTRSYKRSLVVTAADEQSKEWLVKHLPLIKPWPNVTLTLASPPEKLQNAKIWIPGKKHMSNEDTLIALNKQNPGIEASSWRILERKEERHGLRLVIGLDAKSISFLETINFQPYIKAMRATVTLQGVRKKEEKANAPVFMQNEPNLPAGFSGQRNWDMPMQGKQNYQDYGGYWQQFPFY is encoded by the exons ATGGAAAGG ccgaaacccttcccttgtgagtggGAGATAGCCCCTCAAAATCCAACCTCTGTGGTCCTCGTCCTGAGGGGTGGGCAACGGCAAGTACGGGGTAGCCTGCTGGGATGGGTGAGACTCTCCAGTAGCTGTAAAGACCCAGCAGGAACCCAGAAAGCCGGCGAAAGAGGCTCTGGTCCTCCAGGATGGGGGTTGTGTGGCAGGCTGTCCTGCCCACGCAAAATTACCCAAGCCAAGGTGTTACGCTACCGTGCCGAGGGCTGGATGGCAGCAGGGTGTGCTGTCTTGCACGGTGCCTCCTGGATACCAGGCGCCCTCCAGGAGTATTTAGCCTTCCACTTACAAAGGGGGCGCTGTAAGTGGCGACTGTTTTTCCCCTACACTCGTGGGACCAAAATTTCAAGCTTACAAGAAAAACAAACCTCTTTGGGGGACTCTGTAAAAGAGCCCCTTTCTCAACTTCCACAGAGTGGCTCCTCTTCAGTGCCACCTGTTGAAAACTATGATGTGGACTCGAGTCTGGTGTCTGCTTCATCTTCTACACAGGGTGGCTCCTCTATGGAATCCCCTTCGTCGACTCCACAGGGTGAATCCTCTATGGAACCCCTTTCATCGACTCCACAGGGTGGATCCTCTATGGAACTCCCTTCGTCGACTCCACAGGGTGGATCCTCTATGGAACCCCCATCGTTGACTCCACAGGGTGGATCCGCTATAGAACCCCCTTCTACTTCACAGGGTGGATCCTCTATGGAACCCCCTTCGTCGACTCCACAGGATGGCTCCTCTATGGAACCCCCTAAATCATCTCCACAGGATGGCTCCACTGCATTGCCCCCTTCTCCCTCAACAACAGAGGCTGGGGCAACTGGGGACTCAAATGAAACTGAAGCCAAAACTGCAACTGATGGGGCTGCTACCGTGAGGCCTAAGAAACCGAACTTGAGTGGAGCTCAAAGGAAACGGAGGAAACGGGAGAGGAGGCAGAGAGAGGCAGAAGCTCTGGCTTTAGCTGCTAGAGAAGCAGCTGGCCTCCTCCCCACTGGAGAACTGGTTGGTAATGCAGAAATGACTCAGAAGAGGCAAGACGGCGACGCAACAGGCAGACAAAATCAATTATCACCAACATCTGACCATCCAAGTAAACGGCCACGTATCGAAGTGACGAGACCAAGCTGGCACACTAAACTGGATAATGAGCTCGAGCCTCTGCAAGTAGCTATATTTAAGGACAGCGGATGGTACGGCTTCACCCAGGAAGAACTCCTTGAATTTGTAGATGCGGTGGGGGAACTAATTTCTGCTACAGAGCATGGAAGCCCTCCACGGTTCGAGTCAACGAGATCTTATAAAAGATCTCTTGTGGTTACTGCAGCAGACGAACAGTCAAAGGAGTGGCTCGTTAAGCATCTCCCTCTGATTAAGCCTTGGCCTAATGTGACTCTGACTTTGGCCTCGCCACCTGAGAAGTTGCAGAACGCCAAGATATGGATCCCAGGAAAGAAGCACATGTCAAATGAGGACACTTTAATTGCCCTGAACAAACAGAACCCCGGCATCGAAGCATCCTCTTGGCGCATATTGGAAAGGAAGGAGGAGCGACATGGACTGCGATTAGTAATAGGATTGGATGCAAAATCAATATCTTTTTTGGAAACTATTAACTTTCAACCCTATATTAAAGCTATGAGAGCCACGGTGACTTTACAGGGTGTTcgtaagaaagaagagaaagccAACGCACCAGTCTTCATGCAGAATGAGCCCAACCTTCCTGCTGGATTCTCTGGACAAAGGAATTGGGATATGCCTATGCAAGGGAAACAG